The region GCGGTTCGGCCATCGTGGGGCCGAGGTGCGACCAGATCGTGGCGGCGTCCCGGAAGTAGCGCTGCATCCGCGCGCCGTCGCGGGCGTGCCGGGAGCCCGCCGTGCGGAAGAGGATGCCCTGGAGCGCGTCCCAGGCCAGGCGCCCGGCGGTGACGAAGACGAGCGCGAGCCGGTTGTCGACGGCGGTCGTGAAGGGAGCCCGGCCCGACACGTTGTCGCAGCAGGCCTCCATCCAGTCGTCGGCGGTGGCCCGCAGCGCCGCGTCCGCCGTACGGATCGCGGCCAGCGCCTCCCCCAGGTTGCGCTGGTAGTCGTGGAGGTCGGCGCGGGTGCGGCCGGGGTCCAGGACGAGCGGGCGTGCGGCGATGATCCGCGCGTACTCGTCGGCGGCCGCGTACGCGGTGCCGATCATGAGGGCGGCCAGCTCGCCGTGGAAGAAGCTCGCCGCGCGCCCCGCGTACATGGGATGGCCGTGCAGCTTCGAGCCGAGGGAGCCACCCTCGACGGGCAGGTCGAGCAGGCTCGCCTCCCGGGTGAAGTGGGCGGGGATGCGGGCCTCGTCGAAGCGGATGCTGTGGGAACCGCTGCCGCGCAGGCCGAGGACGTCCTGCCAGTCGTCGAGCAGGGTCCAGGCGGAGCGCGGCGCCACGAACAGCACGAGCGGCCCCGGTGGGTCCTCCGGCTTCTCGGGGGCGCGCAGGGTCTGACCGACGTAGTGGGTGGAGTAAGGGGAGCCGGAGGAATAGGACCAGGTGCCGTCGAGGATCACATGGCCGTCGCCGTCGGGCCGCGCCACCCCGACGGGGGTCGCGGTGGAGGCGGCCCGGAAGTCGCCCTCGTCGCCGAAGAGTTCGTCCTGTGTCTTCTCCTCGAAGACCGAGGCGACCTGGAGGACATGGGCGGCGGTGAGAGACAGGGCCCAGCCGGTGGAGGGACAACCGCGCGCGACCTCGGTCACGACGCGGTAGAAGGTCGGCAGGCCGAAGGCGTACCCGCCGTACCTGCGCGGCTGCAGCATCCGGTAGAAACCGGCGCGCAGGAACTCCTCGTGGGTGTCCTTGGGGTAGATCGTCAGCCGCTCGGTCTCCGGCTGCCGTTCGAGCAGCGCGGGCCGCATCGCCACGGCCCGCTCGATCACTTCGCGTTCGGTGAGTTCCGGTTCGGGAACGGCGATCACGGGGCCTCCTGACAGGCGGGACTGTCCGTACGTGCGGCGATACCAGTGATTGAACACGCAGATCCGCCACGGTGTACCACCGGATAACGCCAAGTACGAGGATCTGTACACCGGTTGAAGTGTCGGCCGGCCCGCCCGGGGGCGCGAGGAGAGCGCTTTTCTCACTCGTCGGCCAGGGCTTCGAGGCGATGGCCATGGTGAAAACGAACCAGTGATGGTGACCGGAGCCCACGCGCCCCGCGGGCCCCGCCGCCTAGCGTGGCCTCATGCCGATGCAACCCTGGTTTCCCGACGCCAAGCTGGGCGTCTTCATCCACTACGGTGTCTACGCCGTGGGCGGAGCGGCCGAGTCCTGGTCGTTCTACACGGGTGAGATGACCCACGAGCAGTACATGAAACAGCTCGAAGGCTTCACCGCGTCGAAGTACGATCCGGACGCCTGGGCCGCGCTGTTCGCCCGCATCGGCGCCCGGTACGCGGTCCTCACCACCAAGCACCACGACGGCATCGCCCTCTGGGACACCGGCCACCGCAGTCTCGACGTCGTCCGGAACACCCCGGCCGGCCGGGACCTGGTCACGGATTTCGTCGACGCGCTGCGCGAGCGGGGGCTGAAGGTCGGGCTCTACTACTCGCACTCCGACTGGAACCACCCCGACTACCCCAGCATCCGGCACGTGAGGCCGGGTGAATCGCCGAGTCCCTACT is a window of Streptomyces sp. NBC_00271 DNA encoding:
- a CDS encoding acyl-CoA dehydrogenase family protein — encoded protein: MIAVPEPELTEREVIERAVAMRPALLERQPETERLTIYPKDTHEEFLRAGFYRMLQPRRYGGYAFGLPTFYRVVTEVARGCPSTGWALSLTAAHVLQVASVFEEKTQDELFGDEGDFRAASTATPVGVARPDGDGHVILDGTWSYSSGSPYSTHYVGQTLRAPEKPEDPPGPLVLFVAPRSAWTLLDDWQDVLGLRGSGSHSIRFDEARIPAHFTREASLLDLPVEGGSLGSKLHGHPMYAGRAASFFHGELAALMIGTAYAAADEYARIIAARPLVLDPGRTRADLHDYQRNLGEALAAIRTADAALRATADDWMEACCDNVSGRAPFTTAVDNRLALVFVTAGRLAWDALQGILFRTAGSRHARDGARMQRYFRDAATIWSHLGPTMAEPLARRVGRDRLGLPSDDIPLIS